The Anguilla rostrata isolate EN2019 chromosome 1, ASM1855537v3, whole genome shotgun sequence nucleotide sequence TTGTAGTTACCCAATTAGTTTGTTTGACCAGAAAGATTACAGAAAGTTAAAGGGATGTACTGTACTCCACGACTGCAGTCATTTTTTGCAAGGGGGTCTAAAAAGCCATACATTCAAAATGTTATAAACTACATTGACTGTATGACCAGGCCCCATTCACAGGAAAATCCCGGGACAGCTGGGAGTGCTGAAGAGGTGCTCGCAGGTCAGatttcagaagtctacaaagaGATGCATCTAAAAGAATCCTATTACTTACAGAAAGCATACTGTTGAGCTGCAGTaaatttaaactaaaaaaaaaaaacaagagaatgaAAAATAGCATCTCgacagaaataaaatggctcATAAGTGAACTGTGTTAGTCAGATAACAGGCTCATAAACAGGTGTCTAACTCTGTGATCCAGACTGAACCAGAGGAgttttgttaaaaacaaaaagtagaCAGATCAATTTTtgttacctttatttaaataagtTTTTCCCCCATTGTAAAAAGGAATAAGTTATTTCATTAATAGATATCTATCCCAAATTGCCAGCTCGATCTGTTATACAAGCTCACATTCAAGTAGGTGCAGAGTGAGTACAGTTATATTCATTCCAGAAGCAGCATGAATATATACACAATGCGGAAATAGTTTCCTCGCAGAACACACAAATTAGCATCTTTAACTTAACAGATCAAGAGGTACAAAGAAGTACATATTTAATAATGCTAGACATGCAAATGGGAATATGCACAGGAGAAATGTAAATGGGGAACTGAACTGGACGAGGCGTtcacaaaaaccataaaaacaacaatgaaggTAGTATCAAAGAGCACACGGCATTTCTTCcaacattcagtttttttccccactgttaATCTCCAAGGGACAGACATCATGACTCTGGTACACTCTCAGCAGCCGGGAAAGAATGAGGTAGGAAGCTACCATCACATTCGGaagtaccaaaaaaagaaaagcgtagtcatttccatggcaactgccCACGGTGGATATGGCAACGACGCGCTGCTATCTCCTCTTCAGTGCGCCGCTCTTGCCGCCCCTGCTGCCACTTGACTTGCCCGGGCTCTTGCTGGCGAACAGCTTGGTCATAAACTCTGAGACATCTGGCAGCTCCTGGTTTGGGTTCAACATGTTCATCGACTGCTCCATCTCCTGCATGAGAAAGGAATTGCAAATTGTTTCATATCCCCATGCAGGTTTACTAGCTGCTTTGTGGTGTAGGCAACAATGCCCTACaccagggatcagcaactcacagtcctcgagggccgagtactgctggttttccaccctccctttgcctgggagttagttgtgaagacagtctggccaatcagtagcactaattacccgggataaaagaaaatcagggctggatttggatttgagggccagagttgatgatccctgcccTACACCATTCTTTCCATTTTAACGAAGGAGTTCTCCCTATGACTGAAGCTCATACAAAGGCAGTTCCACATATTTCCCCTTTATGATGCAACAAGGCAAATATTCTTTTATGGTAACTGCAACTCAAACATTCCAGtttcttttggggaaaaaaaaattctccatGTCATTCATTCGCTTAAGTTTATTTTGTAAGtatcatttgtaatgtgtgGCTTTTTGgtattgcatttgcattttaaatgtgaattacTTAAACTGTATGACTTAATGGCAAGTTGACGGCAAAGGAGACAAAACAAGCATGGCCGAGGATAACTGGTGTAGCAAACATTAAGAAGTGTTTGCAAAATACACCTTTTTTTCTTGGATATTTATAttgatgttttgtaaatgtctGATTAAATGAGTGTAGGTGAAGTACTGTCACAGCCACAGTGGTTAACAGGTCACCCACACAACTAATACAAAGCTGGTTGGCTGTTTGAGTCAAACAGCATACAGCCTGACAGAAAAAGGCTCCGATCACATTGAGCAGTTCAGTCCTTGCCAAGACACTTTCACGACAGAGCCAAAATATTTTGGAGAGcactgtgtggtgtggtgccCAAACCAAACATGCTGAGTTTCATTGTTAAACATACTGAGAGCTATTCAAATGtacttggttttattttattttttaaatttattagaCTAATTTTGATTCCATTCCAATTTAAATCTTGTCATCACACTGGTCTCCAAATTAACTGTCCTATACTTGGCAGGAATAAGAAAGCTGGCATGATCACATCAAACGCAATATATTTCTGTGACTTGTAACATTTACTAAAATGTCTGTGTTTAATGAAGTCCAAGAGAAGATAATGCACAGGGTGAGTGGGGGTGAATTACTGGGGGCTCATCTTACCCTTCTCATCTCTGGGTCATTTGTATTGATGACCTTCGGTAAGAGGACAATGATCAGCAAAGGGAGAACCATCATCATGACCTGCGGCAGAGAGATAAACCACAGGAATAATGGTAAGGAGGTCAATACAACCCTTCTCTCATCAGTCCTGAAATATAGAACCCCAGAAATTTCAGTTATAAAAAACGGATCCTACCATTGGGTTCATGAGGAAATCTGACCAGCCCCATGTCTCCCGCTTGATGAAATAAGAGTGGGGCCCGGAGGACCTCAACTGGAGCGGGTACGGCTGCCGCACCACCTCTGACGTCTTGATATGGTTCACTACCCGTGCCCTTTAAATCACAAGAGAGAGCTTTACCTCTTATGCAGTGCAGTTAAGACCGTTCGCATCCATTCATTGCAAatcagtggggagaaaaaaaaaaaaaaaacaattctcacATGGTTCGacacagagaaaaatgaaacaagattAATTACCTAGCAATAAGTACGGGTAAGGTCCAAGGAATACACTTGACGTCAAGTAGCAGTGGCAAAAACAAGATGTAGCCTCCTGTGGATAGGCATCCCCCAATGGGTCCTGACACCCTTGAGGCCTCGTCCTTCATTCTCCTCACAACTCTCTCGGTTCATTTACTCACTGGGGAAACACTATTCTATCCTAGGTGCTTCTTAACTGTGGCTCTTGGACCCAATTCTTGTACGCAATGTTTATTTTGATGGGTCATAGTGAATCTGCTGTAAGTCAGATGTTGCTGGAGGTACGAATGAGCTCATAAAAATACTCCAGTTCTTGctcatgtgtgtcagtgtatgcTTCTGAATAAATTTTAAGGCACCCAATTAACCTTAATCAGTTGTTCAGTTAACTGTTCTCAGCCCTTCCTAAACAAGCTAGTTCATACTATTCAATTCAGTCTAATACAAACTAGCCTAATAAACTTACAGATAACCAAATAACCGAAAAGATGAAATATCAAATCCTCCCAACTTGTATGTTTTCGGAACCCCATCCCAAGATACTTTGACAAAGCACCAATAGCAGTTTCCAGTAAGATGTCAAAACCAAATAAGTACttagaaaaataaaacgaaCTTAAAACGAATCGGCAGCTCAGCAATAAAACCCATCACAGTAAATGTGCCCAGGGGAGCATCAGTGAGAAAAACATTCCTATTTCAGACTCTGAAGGTTTCCTTTCATCTGCTCGAGACTGAACGACCTGGAAAAACAGTCCAGGTATACAGCCTATACTGTTCTAAAATAGGTTATGTTAGGATAGCTTACTATCCAAATAATAGACCCACCTCATTTTCCCCTTGGACGTTATATCGACTCGCACTGGTTCAAATGTGTAAGTTGGCGACAGAACTTCTACTACATATGATCCTGAGGGCACATCATTCACCGCAAAGCTGCCGTCGGTTCTGTGGAAAGAGATTCGTATAATTGTTATCATTCTGTGTTGAATAGTACCACTATAGTAACAACAGATATAAGGTGAACGTACACAAATGACTACAATACAGAGAATATGCACGGTAGACATTCGAGATCACCAATatatccattttaaaacaaatattgacGTTGCTTGTTTGTTCAATCAAAGCTCACTTTAAAAATCCAATGTACTCTTCTCCTTCCACGAGAACTCGAGCTGTGGAAATCCAATCTTGTGTTTTAATTCCAGGCACGACTGCCCGGCCTTCTATTTTGAACCTATCTCCGTTAGATTGCGCTGCGGAGTTTGCAGGCCCAGATTCCATATCACTGAAAGCACAAGACGCCGCAAACAACGCAGTCAAATATATCCATGCTCGCGCCACGATCACGTGTGGCAACATACTGAAATCGGAGTACCAGATATAGGCCTGATTGCAAGAAACGCTCGGTAAAGTTGCAATTTAAGAAGAGCGATTTCTAATCAAAACTGACGCGAAGATCTCCAGGGCTTCCTCCACCTTTTGCTGAGGTCACTTCTTCTCCAGTCGCCTAAGAGTGACGTCACGCGCAGAGAAACTTTATTGACAAACCCGGAAGTTAATGtttacagcaacaaaaaacTGCTGTGCATGTGAGCAACGTTGCACGTTAGATAAATACGTGTCCTGTCATTTTAAACTCGATTtggaaataaacaacaaaacgCATGCCAACAAACCGAGCCATTTCATTGCAACATGTTTATACGTCTACGGTTATGCTGAACGTGCTTACCCGTGGTCCTCCCGGACCATTTTTGGTGAAGCATTACTCCATAAGCTATGTAACGTTCACTATAAATGTTGCATTGATGGTACATCATGACATTTAAATACCCAATTATTGCATACTAAACACTTAATTAGCCGTTTATGAATTTAACCTACATTTGGTATGGtctattttaaaacattcagaTGTGTTCCCTGAGAATCGAGCTGAAGTAGAATCAGTGCGatgcttgtgtttttaaatcacattttgcaAGTCTTCCACTTTTGTGACAGCATTTGTGAATATAGAGCAAAGAAATTCTGACACattgcaaatgtatttaataatagATAAAATCTTATGTACATTTTACTCATGAATAAGCAGATGAAAACGATCTAATAACTTAAGACTGCTGCAGTTCAAGTTCTTGATTTGAatggcttggggggggggggggacatttgttgacagagaaaaaaaaaaaacaaacaaacaaaaagcatatTGCATGGCAGAACAGTTCTGCTTTGAGAAGAAAAATAGCTTGGCACTTCACCAAACAGTCTTGACTGACAGTCTTTTGCACCTCATAAAGTCAAACCTGTGCCACTAAGCAAACGGTCCACTTCAATGTGAAGCAGGCATTCGCATTTCATGGAAGGCTTTTTTGTCTTCACTTTTAAAGAGCATCAGTGGGTCACTCAATTCTTTAACCCCACTGGTGACGCGTGATCCAGGAACCTTGATCAGTTTCTGGTACCAGTGTCAATCAGAAGTTGAAAAGCAGCTTTTTAAACTGCTATGAAGTGCTTGGAGTGGTTGGTTCCTCTGCTACATGGTAATCTCAGTGCAGCTGTGACAAAAAGGACTCTATAGCCTGTAAAACAAGATGGATTACAATGAAGTACAACTCGCTTGACCTTTTCTAAGAGGTaactgtgctcatttacattttcatgccCGCTCCAcaatataattacaaaaaacctGAGGCACAAGAAATCAGTTGCTCACCCTTGCCATTTCTCCTGTAGTTCCTGGAACTAAACTTAAATGACAGCCATGTTCCCACAATTCCTGGAGCTGTTGCTTCATGACTTGAATATTCCTACAATATTAACAACATATTTAAAGTTAATAGTAAAACAAGATGGTGTAGGACAACAAAGACAATAAAGTGATAACAATATTCCATGTAAAAGTGCACAGACATACCTATCATCTGAATGGCTGTCAGGTGTACTTTTGTTGTTTGCAGATAGCTCTGGCCACCACTTTTTTACCACAGACTGAACCCAGTGTAAACCCACTATCAGGTATCTGAAAGATGGTATAGTTTGACAAGGTTTTTGAATCTTGACTTTGGTCTAGACATTAATtcatcaataataaatatatcacAACTCACTCTTCATATTGGCTGGTAAGCATATTTTTGACAAGTGGTAGAAGGTCCACACAACAGCCAATGGTTATCCATGGTTTTTCATCTTGTAGGCTATGAGGAAGAAATAAGAATCAATCCAACAGACAGTATCAGTTAAACATCTCTATTTTATCTGACATGCTTCAACGAAAAATGAATACCTTTTAGTAATTACGGGCAAGCAGTCAGCAAGCACACCTGTATCCTGGATCCTATATAAAACACAACATATTATGATcttaaagtaaaacattttaaatggattaaGTTGCAAGTCAAAATGCAAGTTGGTTTTACCTGATAAGGTATGCAATCAATTCCCCAGCATTTCTTCTCCACAGAGTCAAAGCAACAGTAAGCCTAAGATTTCTTCCAAAAAGCACTTGTGCCATTGTATTGTGATCCTTTGAAAGCTgttgaaaacagataaattgaTCACTCAAGTAGCCATGGAATGTGCTTGCTGAAAAGCAACtaaagaaaatttaaaacatgaataaGCAGCAGGAactaaaggggaaaaaacatatttaataatagTATAAGCTCAAATCTGATTGCACTCTGAAACAAAAATTCAAGAGTGACATCTGGTGGTTAAGAAAAAACTTTACAGAGAACTAGAAACAAATGTGACAAAGAACAACAGAATTTAGTCCTGTGTTTAGAATAGATCTAGAATCAGTGTTTCATTCAGTGAACATAAGTTACACAAAAGTACCTGATCCTAGATCTACCATGGAGATGGCTGATTGCACGATCACCTGTGTGGGATGATGTTACTGACATGAACTGGCGAACTGGATAATTTCTGCCACACAAGAGGACATGTCATCTGTACCACTGCATGCCCTATTAAAACATTTGGAATAACTAGCCAGCTGTAACGTTATAATCTTATGAAATATCAATCTAGGTGTAATGTTAACGGTATTACTGTAACTCCCTGAGCCATGCATCAttgtcaaaaataatttgttagcTATCCAGATATCAATAATCAAGTTCTAACAAGATACACTTCCAGAATAAATTCTGTTAGCTTGCTGTCAACGAGAACATCTTTTTAGGCTAGTTTATAAAGTATTAATCAAATAGTATTAAAAATGGGTGTATGGGAGCTCATATTTGATAGTTTGGTTCATCTgctatgtaataataataataataataataataatagcaataacaaTACAGTAGTTCATGACAATCAAACAAATAAGCTGTAGATAAGAAAAAGCACAATTTTGTGATGTAAACAAATAAGTGTTCTACAGCCCAATAAAATTGGGAAGCTATATTGGAAAGTGCCTACAAAGCCCATGGGAAGGTGCAGCAAACCAACCAGCCCTGTGCCCCTAACCAAtcagtcccccccccagtccccagtcAGGCCCTGCCACCGAGAAAATTTTCCTGTGGGAAACCCAGAATTATATAGGAACAGTAAACAAACTACAGAACAGCTGAACCAGATACAGAATACAGATTGCAGAACTCTACAGTCTGCACATCATAGCTCTTGGTTTCTAACCTCTGTGAAGCAGTCGCTGTATTTGGACCCAGCCCCATCCACCTTGGTGGCCTCAGCAGAGTTCAAAGGGAACCCACGATGGTCACCGTACAGCATTCCATTCTGGTCCTCTGCACAGGCCATTTCATTCTCCTTGTTCGCCATGTCACAGCTCCTTACTGCCGTGGACGGCCTCCGCCGCCCCCCAGAGGTCACCGTCACGTGGCGCGTCTTCCTCTTACAGGACACCACTCGTTTTACTTTACTGCCAGAGCTGTGTGCAGTACGGCTCACTGGAGATCTGTGAAGCACAGGTACAAATTAGGCACTGTCAAGTCTTTGGAAGGCCACAAATGTCACTTCAActtttggaggtgggggggaattGTTATTACTGTGTACCCACCCAGGAACTACGTTCATCATCTACAAACTGTATTGGGACAGGGTTTTTGTCCTCTAACTTTGGGAGGCAGTTACAGATGGAGCTTTTAAGAAATCAGTTTCTTACAAAGTGCACTTGTAAATGGGCTTTTCTTTGCTCTTGTTAATATTGCAATGGAGATTATGCATAATGGTGAGCAGACAACTGCTGATGGTGCAAGAAAACTTACCTCTTTTTATTTATCTcttccttttgaaaaaaatccacctaaaacagaaagaaaagtaataaaagAGAACAAACCCAATTTTGTTGGTGCCAGTCAGGTCTGCCaggcaaaaatacatttggccACATCTCTTTATACTCAGAAAACATTTATTACAGCTCCCAATCCAACATAAAGAACAGCTTTTCTTCAGACATGACTCTGTTCCATAATATACTGAGCTAATGATTTCCCTGCTAACCAAGCCTAAATTTATATAACCTGAGCTTATATCCTTTAATGTGCCCAATTCGCacataacaaaaaatgtcaatgtACAAGTATTAAGTTGTTGTGGTCACTTGATAACATGACACATTCTGTCCCACATTTGCAGGCCAAAATGAAGTGGAAGTGGGCCAAGGAAATTTGAGTTAGAATTTTGCCCATCAACTTGTCCACTTGCCTCCTTCATGTTGCTCACAGCAACAGGACGTTTCCCGTGTTTGCGAAGTTCACTGGGCGGCGCCTTCCCGAGACTCTGAAATCCTTTCTTCTCACAGGCATGGTCTCCAGAGGCCATAATATAGATAGACCCTGGAAAAGATGTTGAAAGTAAGGCTATTttaagttcaaccaaatgcatGTCTGTTAAATCAATGAAAGATTAATTTCattcttaaattaatttaacaattcCTAAATCCTCACAAGAAAATTTCAGGATGGCATCCCAATCCCACTTAGCTGTTAGAACAAAACATAGCCTAATACCAATACAGATGTAGAGGATACTCAGAGGTGGCAAGTGGCAACCCAATCATCAAGCACTTGCAATTTAACCAGAACAAACCATTCACAATGTGTTAAAGTCGTTTATAAGGATAGCCCATTGAAATAGGAGTCACACAGCACATTTGGCACTGAAAATGACAAGACCAGGACCAAGCCCAGTTTGGTAGGCTATGAAGTAAAAAAGGCGAAACGTGCCATACGAATGCACCAGCGTAACATGTCCATAGTAGCCTACCTGCTGTGTCCTGTGGTCTTCGGAAAAACAACTCCTAAATCCTACATTTCTAAATCTCTAGACTTGCTGTCAGTTCAGTTACACGATTACAAACTGGCCAGATGGTAACATTCTTTCACACTTTAATGGTTGTATTTACAAGGCGTGTCCTACGTATGGCCGTAGTTCCGTTACGGGATCAGGAAAATAAACTGCCCATTTACGCATAATTCATATGGCTGCAGTCCAGTAAAgtgttactgtatattttaacaaCATACACGTTTCAGGAATTGAGAGTCGCTCGCGAATGAATTCAAATCTGAACAAATTTACCATGAAAGCGGTAGTTTATAAAATAACCTGCGAGAACGGATCTAGCTAGCGAACTAGCTATTTGGTTAGCCTACACTTGCGATCACTCTGGCGTGAAAGCTTCGAGTTCCCGTTTCCGTGTATGTTTAGTTTCAAATTCAGGCAACAGTGTTTATCTTCCAAGATACACCATGGTAAGTcgctgtattattattgttattattaaattgTAACATCCAACTACTTCATCCATCTTCACCGAGATTTTGAGAGTATGAGACGTATTTGTAAAACCAGAAACGTAGGCTATATAGCAAATTTAACTCTGAGCCATTACATTTAAGTAACTTTGTTGGGTATAAGGCCTCAGCTGCTGCGTGAGGTTGCAGTTAACTGAATGTGGTTTTCAAAATAGGAAGATATGCTAAGGTTTGTcaaagcaaactgaaatacGGCAGTATAAACACGCAGCTTGCTAGTTCCCTAGTCAATTAGCTGTGATATCTATCACTGTATAGAGTGCTTTAGCGTACGGAGTTCTTTCTGGTCGTAAGCAACACAATGTAACCAGCGCAAGGGGAACAAAACGAAACAAGAAACCTACCGTTACATTTTCTTTGCTTCCTTGAATCACTCTGATCATTAAAGACTTTCCACACTGATGTACACTCCAAGTTTACAATAGGACTAAAGGTACAGAATTTAAATGCACAATATCAAAGGGtccaaatgtaaatacattgGAGCGAAGCCTGCGCCATTCAAACATAGGAATAGTGCATGTTGGGGGATTGGGCTCTTCTGCACACTGTACGTGGGCTTGGACGCCCCCCAGTGATGACAGGATAGAATACACGCATTACATGTTTCTTGATTAAAATGTGTAGTTGTCACTTTCACAATGAAATTCATATGTTCTGAAGCACTCCATATTTAAAGtatgataataaatataaattttataatttataataattctGAAGTATTCTAAAAATCCATGTGAGCCCCCTATACAAGTTTTAACTTTCACTATATATATTCATTTCTGGACAGGCAAAGTTGTATCAAGCTTAAGATATATCCTTACTATACctcattattaaatatattataagtaacataaaatatttcagcatagaatagaacagaaacACCTGAATCTGAACACACTTCAATTTTGGTTGTGTTCAGAAATtacttgtgtgtatatattcCTTTGTGATTCTTTCAGAATCATACACACctaaaggcaaaaaataaattgttcaaAGCTTTTTGTCGACACTTTGCTATTGTACATGCTATCAAACATGTCCCATGTTCCTTAAATTAGACTTAATACTGAAAACCATCCTGCACAGGACTGGCTACCTACAAAGTACAATTGTCAATTTGATGTTGCGACCAGGACGTATCAATCTGAAATATTTAGGGTCCTTATTGTTGTTCAGAATAGGTATAGGAACATACAATAAGTACTGTAACATCAACATCATCTTCCTCAGTAACTATAGCTGAGTGTCCCTTTGCTAGTTATGTTCTTGCATATAATATGTGATGAGCAGTTAACATAAAACAGtattaataaacacacataattaAATACTACACACCAATAAGGATGATTATACCAGAACTGTTTCTGCAATGTTCCCCTTTGAATTACTTGGAAAGGAGCACCTCTTTATATAGGTATGGTATGATAATATGCAAACCGAAAGTCCAGCTCAGTATAACTGAGAAGGATGTAATTCTTGATGAGGTTAATGTACCATAAAACTATAAAACAGCATCTGAAACAGCAGATTGGATGGGGTTAAGTTGTAATGAGGAAATGCATAGTGTCTATTTCTTGAATTGCTgacagaggttttttttttaatttgcagaaGTGTGGGATTGGAAGCAATTTGATGCCATTAGCAGAATGTTGAAGTAGGTATTCTACAAAGAGCACTGAAGGAAGAGAGGAGCGCTAAGGTCAGTCACCCAAGACGTCCAGAAGAATGCTGGTTT carries:
- the LOC135250492 gene encoding endoplasmic reticulum membrane protein complex subunit 7-like, yielding MLPHVIVARAWIYLTALFAASCAFSDMESGPANSAAQSNGDRFKIEGRAVVPGIKTQDWISTARVLVEGEEYIGFLKTDGSFAVNDVPSGSYVVEVLSPTYTFEPVRVDITSKGKMRARVVNHIKTSEVVRQPYPLQLRSSGPHSYFIKRETWGWSDFLMNPMVMMMVLPLLIIVLLPKVINTNDPEMRREMEQSMNMLNPNQELPDVSEFMTKLFASKSPGKSSGSRGGKSGALKRR
- the LOC135250469 gene encoding KATNB1-like protein 1; the protein is MASGDHACEKKGFQSLGKAPPSELRKHGKRPVAVSNMKEVDFFQKEEINKKRSPVSRTAHSSGSKVKRVVSCKRKTRHVTVTSGGRRRPSTAVRSCDMANKENEMACAEDQNGMLYGDHRGFPLNSAEATKVDGAGSKYSDCFTELSKDHNTMAQVLFGRNLRLTVALTLWRRNAGELIAYLIRIQDTGVLADCLPVITKSLQDEKPWITIGCCVDLLPLVKNMLTSQYEEYLIVGLHWVQSVVKKWWPELSANNKSTPDSHSDDRNIQVMKQQLQELWEHGCHLSLVPGTTGEMARAIESFLSQLH